The genomic stretch TACGGTTGGTGGCATGGTGGCTAACAATTCGGGTGGCGAGAAATCGCTCGAGTTCGGTAAGACAGAGAACTTCGTCAAGCAGCTAAAAGTAGTCCTCAGTGATGGCAACGAGTATACTCTTGGCCCACTCAACCGTGACCAACTAAAAGCCAAGATGCTCCAGCATGACTTCGAAGGCCAAATTTACCGCAAGACATATGAATTGATCGATAAAAACTACGATCGTATTAAAGCCGCTAAGCCACATGTCAGCAAGAACTCAACTGGCTATAACCTTTGGGATGTCTGGGACCGCGAAACGGGAATCTTTGACTTGACCAAACTGATCGTTGGCTCGCAGGGCACTCTTGGTATTGTCACTGACATAACCTATCGTCTCGTGCCCCATCGTCCGCATTCGGGGCTACTGGTACTATTCCTGCACGATGTCGACCGACTCGGAGAACTAATCAACGTTGTTCTCAAATCAAAGCCAGCCAGTTTTGAATCATTCGATGACGCTACTCTAATCTTCACCATCCGCTTCATGCCCTACTTTCTGAAAATGCTCGGCCCGATTAGATTCATCAAGCTTCTCATTAGTCTTATACCAGATGGACTCCAACTCCTTAGGGGTATACCAAAGATGATCGTTATGGTCGAATTCAACGGCCATACAGAAGATGAGGTTCGAGAAAAGATTAAGGCGCTTCATCGCGAGCTCAAAGAGTACCACGCCCGTTATGAGATAAACGGTTTTGAAGAGGATCCAACCGAGGGTAAGTCGGAGAAGTTCTGGCTCATGCGACGTCATAGTTTCAATCTTCTGAGACAGAAGGTAAAAGATAAGCACACCGCTCCATTCATCGACGATCTTGTCGTCAACCCGCAGTATCTACCTGAGTTCTTGCCACAGTTAAGGCGAATCGTTAAGAAGTACAAGTTTCTCGCAACGGTTCAGGGTCACGTTGGTGACGGCAACTTCCATATCATTCCACTCATGAAGTTTGAACTACCCAAAGAGCGCGCCAAGATTCAACCCGCCATGAAAGAAGTCAACGAATTAGTTCTTAGCTATAAGGGATCACTATCCGGTGAACACAACGACGGTATGATACGAGGGCCATGGCTGAAAGAGATGTACGGCCCCGAGATACTTAAGATCTTCAGAGAGGCTAAGCAGATTTTTGACCCTGACGGCTTCTTCAACCCACATAAGAAGGCTGAGGCCGAATGGGATTTCAGCTTCTCGCATATTCGAGCAAGTTTCTAGACTGCTGCAGACTCGAGCGCACCTGATTCTACAGCAGCGTCGACGCTCTCCATAAATGCCGCCTGTACGACACGTCTAACTACATTCGGCCGCATTCGAGACGTATTGAGTAGTAACTGGCGACCCTCTAAGAACGCCCGCCTCCCCATTCCCTCACGAAGTCTACAGACAGGAATGCTCGCTCGAATACCTAGGCTGACAAGCGGCTCAATATTGTTACCAAGACCGCTAGCTAAGGCGAGACCGACCAACCCATCTACATCGAATGGGGCTTCATGATGAGAGCAATATGGTAGTGCATTAGCTTGAGGTACGTTCTTGTCCAGGTCACGCTCAACATCATCACGAGCACGAACAAGAGCTTTGTGGTACGCCTTACCCAGCTCAGTCTCTTCAAACGGCAGGGCCTCTTCGCCGGCAACCGGCAGTCCAATGCGCCTACGCGCACAGTCCCGCAAGGCGGCAACAATGGGGTGAATGTCTGAGAATATGTCAGTTACTATCCGTAATCCTTCTACAGGACCTTCGATTTCGTCACCGTGATCAATCGCCTCAGGTAGGCGACGCCCGTCAAGCACGATGAATGTCGTATCGGTATCACCTTGTCTGATAGCTTCTGCAACGGCACCCACTCTGTGCCGTAGATCAGCTTTGACGTATCTACGAACTAGTCCGTGAGGCGAGACAGTAGCTGATAGTGCCGATGCATCAGAGGTATATAGAAAGTCCCGGCCCTGTTGCCCAATGGCAGTGCCGACACCAGCCACAAGCTCACCAATAGCCTGACCACCCAGCGTATGTACCCTCCGCTCCACTTCTGCAAACGGCATACCGAACTCAACTCCTACTAGCCGACTAAGCTCGAGACCCAGAAGACGATAGCTCTGGCCCGTCTCGAAGGTCTCACCGCCAAGTTCGGCGAGGGCCTGCGCTTGAAGACCTTTGCCGGCACACGGTCCGCCTGCCAAGTTTACAACTGGGATCAATCCACCCCTGTACTCAAGACTCATTTCTACTCTCTCTTATAAAACGAGGGATCATCACACATGATTCTCCCTCGAGCTGTTAGTGGTCAAGTATACGATCACCTTACCCGCTGTACAAGGCAAGTCTATATAAACTATCAAGCCATATTATAACATAATTAATTTAGCACAACAAAGTCATCAAGCATCAGTATTTTACTTTGCCATCTGGCATATAGGGTATATAATGCTTACAGTAATCAGCCAAAATGAAAACAAAAATATTCACTGTTTTGTTGGTTCTGGTGGTGGAATTGGTGGCAGGGTTATACCCAGGCCACGCTCATGCTGGCAGTGGTGTTGTATACATCTCACCGTCTGGCGCGAGTGTGCAATCTGGCAATGCCATAACCGTCCAACTTCGCATCAGCCCAGGCACGGCTGTCAATGCCGTCCAAGCGACAGTCGGTTACGATTCTTCAACCCTGCAGTACGACTCTTCAAGTATCGGTGCTTTTTCGACTTGTACAGTAGATACTGGCACCTCTTTTGCGTGCGCAATGCTCGGAAGCAGCACAAGCAGCGATTCGCTAATTGCTAGCATCACCTTTACGGCTCTCGCAGGAAGTGGGAGTACGTCCCTCAGCGTTTCAGGACAGAACGCCGCTTATAACGGCAGCTACACAGATCCGGGAGCTAGTGGTGCTACCATCAGCTTCACTTCCCCGCCTCAGCAATCAGGAGGTGGCGGTGGTGGATCGTCAGGCGGCTCATCATCTACAAGTCATAGCTCTTCACGAAGTAGTACGAGTTCCTCATCGACATCGTCGACGACAACACCATCAACGCCTGTACCAACTCCCGCCACCCCAGTCATTCCACCAAAACTTGTTACATCTGACTTAACTGATGTCCAATTTCAAGCTGCTTCTATTAAATTCTCAGCCAATGTGCCGGTTGAAGGCTACATCATCTTCGGCACAAGCAAGAACGATCTAAACCTTATTACGACGCCGACCGGTTTTGGTAAGAGCGGTTCGGTTAGTTTCGGCCAGGGCCTTACGCCAGGAACGACATACTACTATAAGATGGTCGTTAAAGATGACAGCGGGAACTACGTAGAGAGCAGCCTGAAAAGCCTGACCACAAAGGGTTACACAGTAGTTGTGACCGTTCTCGATAGCAAATATAAACCACTCGTAGGCCAAGTGGTAACTCTCCACTCAACACCAATGTCGGCAACGACTAACTCTCAAGGAGTAGCAACCTTTACAGATGTCGCTCCTGGGCTACATCATGTAGATTATTCTGCTTCGGGTCACACGTACTCACAACCGACATACGTTCTAAATAACGTTGCAACCGCCAAAGACGGCGTCCAGTCGGCACCAACACAGACAAATGCCATAGTCCTCAGTGGCTACGTTCAACCGAAGCATAGTTCTTGGGGAACGTACTTATTTATTACTCTTCTTGTCGTTATCCTATTAGTGGCTTGGCGCTTCATCATGCTCATTCTATCCAACAACCGACGCAACTTCGAGCATTACGCCTCAGCCTTCTTGCCTCACCACGGCAAGTCTCACGCTTAAGATTACTTATTTATAGGAATACAGACATCAGGCTCAATCTCACCTGGCTTGGCACTCCATGAAGGGCAGTAGTAGCCCAGTGAGCGTGCCTTGCTCTGCCACTGAACGGGTACCACGACACCTCCGGCCATAAGCGGCTTCTTTGTGAGTACGGGAGGCTTTTCGCTTTGACGAGAAACGGAAGGGTGCGGTTCTTGTGAGGTGTGTGTATAGACTGACCAATACAGAGCAACCGCGCAAAGAGTGGTCACCACCAGTGCGACGATCAACGTCTTATGTTGGATCGTCTTTCGCAATTTTTTACTCACTGCCATATGCACCTGCTAGGATACTCAAATCAAGAAGGTTGACTACCCCATCCTTATTAATGTCTGCTCTCCCAAGGCTTGGACCCGCCTCTCCATATTCGCTCGCCAAGATACTCAAATCAAGAAGGTTAATGTGCCCATCTAAGTTGATGTCGGCGGGGTAGGCTGGAAAACCTGTCGCCGTGCCGGCCAACGAAAGGTTGTTGGCGTTATCAATCGCTACTACCTGATACTGATACGAAGTGTTCACTACAAGTCCGCTGTCACTAAAGTTGGTTGCGGTCTGGTCTACGGCAATCTCTGTGCCATTTCGATAAACGTTATATCCCTTGATACCAGCACTGGCCGTACTAGCGGTCCATGTAAGGTTGACGTGGGTGGTATCAACGGTCGTCGTGGTCACAACCGGCTGAGTGGGTAGAGAGGTGAAGCCACCGAGACCATTTGGTGAGCCAAGCCCGCTCGGCACATCAAAGCCAGTCGTGGCAGTACAGTGCTGGGTTTGGCCAGACTGACAGTCGTTACCACTGGTGATATCGTGGGAGTTTGAACCGTTGAAATACGTATACGGGACGCTCGAGGCAACCGTGTTACTTGCGACACCCCCTGTCAGTGCGTAGATACCGGCAATTATGGGAGTGGCTAGAGATGTACCACCAACAAGATACCATGAACCATCCACGTTCACTGCAGCACCTGTGTTTGGATCGGCATCGGCTGAGACATCACCAAATGCCCTGTTCGAACCACAGCCATTGGTGCTCCAGCCAGAGTAGCTTGTCTGCCATGCCGGGGCACTATAACTTGAACAGCCCCCACCGGAATCTCCCCAGACTGTCTCACTAGCCCAAGTATTATCTACATTAACCGCTAGCGTTGTACCTGAGACGGCTACGACATCGGGATTGTCGGCAGGCCAGGCTTGCGCTCCGCTTGCTCCTTCCGAAGCTGTGTCTCCAGTCGCTGCTACCTCGGCAATGTTACTGAATTCAAAATGACTATCAAGGCTGGAGTCATCACCCCCACTCCAACTGTTAGATATGGAGACCGGGCTGAACGTGGCAGCTTCAGAGTTGGCCGTAGCTAGATTGGTGCTCTGGTCGTCGTTAGATTGGACAAGCACAATCTTGCATGTCTGACAGATTGTATGTGCCGTCTCTACATCGAGAGCCATCTCAATCGTCCAACCGTAGTTATTCTGCGGTAAAGCAGCAGGCAGACTAGCCCCGCCTGTCTGGTTGACGACGTCAAGACAGCCATTTGTCGCATCACAGTTTGGGATACCATAGTTTTGGCTATAGTCGTCGACCGAGGTATAAAGATTGCTCACACCACCTTCAAATCCGCCCGCATCAACAATCGCTATCGTCTGCGGTCCAAAGCTGCCTGGTGTTGAGCAGATCGATTGGACACTGCCCCCTGGAGCACACGGTAAGTTATAGGCAGTATGAAACTGAGCTGGTCCGTAGCCACTGACCTGCGATGGCTTACTGATTAGAGGCGTCCCGTTATTATTGATTGACTCTTGGGCTAGACAGTGGGCATGACCTGGAAGGGGAACACCACATATGTCACGGCTCATCCTGTCCGTAATTGCGCGACGTACTTCTTGGACACGAAGAGCCTCAGGGTGGAATGAGTCATTGGTTGAAGTAACATGCGACTGGCTGAATAGTAAGAGAGCGCTCGCGACAGCAACGACGATAGCTGCAAAAACAAGTCCGTGCTGGATACCAAGCCGACGAACTTTTCTGTGTTCTTCGTCATAGCGGCTAAATGAGGGG from Candidatus Saccharimonadales bacterium encodes the following:
- a CDS encoding FAD-binding oxidoreductase, which encodes MTKLTDDLKKVIKGEVDDTTKTREFYSHDASLFELKPDVVASPADSHDVQEIVKYVASHRHEDSRLSVTARSAGTDMSGGAINESIIMDMSKHFTAIEKVDAKEARTQPGVPYRDFDKETLKHGAILPCYPASRDLCTVGGMVANNSGGEKSLEFGKTENFVKQLKVVLSDGNEYTLGPLNRDQLKAKMLQHDFEGQIYRKTYELIDKNYDRIKAAKPHVSKNSTGYNLWDVWDRETGIFDLTKLIVGSQGTLGIVTDITYRLVPHRPHSGLLVLFLHDVDRLGELINVVLKSKPASFESFDDATLIFTIRFMPYFLKMLGPIRFIKLLISLIPDGLQLLRGIPKMIVMVEFNGHTEDEVREKIKALHRELKEYHARYEINGFEEDPTEGKSEKFWLMRRHSFNLLRQKVKDKHTAPFIDDLVVNPQYLPEFLPQLRRIVKKYKFLATVQGHVGDGNFHIIPLMKFELPKERAKIQPAMKEVNELVLSYKGSLSGEHNDGMIRGPWLKEMYGPEILKIFREAKQIFDPDGFFNPHKKAEAEWDFSFSHIRASF
- a CDS encoding cohesin domain-containing protein, whose amino-acid sequence is MKTKIFTVLLVLVVELVAGLYPGHAHAGSGVVYISPSGASVQSGNAITVQLRISPGTAVNAVQATVGYDSSTLQYDSSSIGAFSTCTVDTGTSFACAMLGSSTSSDSLIASITFTALAGSGSTSLSVSGQNAAYNGSYTDPGASGATISFTSPPQQSGGGGGGSSGGSSSTSHSSSRSSTSSSSTSSTTTPSTPVPTPATPVIPPKLVTSDLTDVQFQAASIKFSANVPVEGYIIFGTSKNDLNLITTPTGFGKSGSVSFGQGLTPGTTYYYKMVVKDDSGNYVESSLKSLTTKGYTVVVTVLDSKYKPLVGQVVTLHSTPMSATTNSQGVATFTDVAPGLHHVDYSASGHTYSQPTYVLNNVATAKDGVQSAPTQTNAIVLSGYVQPKHSSWGTYLFITLLVVILLVAWRFIMLILSNNRRNFEHYASAFLPHHGKSHA
- a CDS encoding dockerin type I domain-containing protein, yielding MYGERPSFSRYDEEHRKVRRLGIQHGLVFAAIVVAVASALLLFSQSHVTSTNDSFHPEALRVQEVRRAITDRMSRDICGVPLPGHAHCLAQESINNNGTPLISKPSQVSGYGPAQFHTAYNLPCAPGGSVQSICSTPGSFGPQTIAIVDAGGFEGGVSNLYTSVDDYSQNYGIPNCDATNGCLDVVNQTGGASLPAALPQNNYGWTIEMALDVETAHTICQTCKIVLVQSNDDQSTNLATANSEAATFSPVSISNSWSGGDDSSLDSHFEFSNIAEVAATGDTASEGASGAQAWPADNPDVVAVSGTTLAVNVDNTWASETVWGDSGGGCSSYSAPAWQTSYSGWSTNGCGSNRAFGDVSADADPNTGAAVNVDGSWYLVGGTSLATPIIAGIYALTGGVASNTVASSVPYTYFNGSNSHDITSGNDCQSGQTQHCTATTGFDVPSGLGSPNGLGGFTSLPTQPVVTTTTVDTTHVNLTWTASTASAGIKGYNVYRNGTEIAVDQTATNFSDSGLVVNTSYQYQVVAIDNANNLSLAGTATGFPAYPADINLDGHINLLDLSILASEYGEAGPSLGRADINKDGVVNLLDLSILAGAYGSE